Proteins encoded within one genomic window of Alcanivorax sp. REN37:
- a CDS encoding neutral/alkaline non-lysosomal ceramidase N-terminal domain-containing protein produces MPVRFRRLRRGLLMTLLLTTVAALAGLVHTAWPFVVYPAQTLAMPHVNVAPAEAISVPVAGVAEVDITPPIGIPKFGFSAWSRPADGFRTRLKARALYLHLPGQTPLALVTLDLGAGSQVLHRQVAARIADTGVAAHALLLQVTHTHAGPGQYLDSDFYNTFGSNLPGFDAELTAFLAERIAAAVQQAQAERRPVQLAVGTSTVRGWTRNRSLAAWARNHDMPESALTDDLAYQAVNPTLTMLRVDLQGDDGQFHPAGAFSSYSIHGTAIPPFTGPWHADVWHALSRSVSEHIASRHPGPFTPVHGVFQGTHADNSPDWHTPRRGHPEAERIGHGLADTAIALYESLGAQLAVPQHTAVASRELDLLALGESQRGGLCERGIVGAAVVGSASGDEVFPISSLPFIRPGQPAAANDHCQGVKHWMLSRLQTLLPADRLPFRPVFQVARIDDLVLINLPWEVTLEAGRRMEAAISEVLPEGHWTLLISSLATGYFGYATTPEEYSIQHYEGGHTLYGPGTVPFIARHSAALAADLWQHGEVAELDLERPFTLRSRSYWPATRDTSATRQWLQAPHFHDRSTEPEPFWSLQLRAETADQLALHQPLLSIECRSADASWQRCVGDDSGDLAITLLAQRNDHGDYRLQWFNPPVAAAGEQYRLVVAARGNRTAFASEPFPQR; encoded by the coding sequence ATGCCTGTCCGTTTCCGCCGCCTGCGTCGCGGCTTGTTGATGACGCTGTTGCTGACCACAGTCGCGGCGCTGGCCGGGCTGGTGCACACCGCCTGGCCATTCGTGGTCTACCCGGCCCAAACTCTGGCGATGCCCCACGTTAACGTGGCGCCGGCGGAGGCCATCAGCGTGCCGGTGGCGGGCGTGGCAGAAGTGGATATCACACCGCCGATCGGCATCCCCAAGTTTGGTTTCTCGGCTTGGTCACGGCCGGCGGATGGCTTCCGCACCCGGCTCAAGGCCCGCGCGCTCTACCTGCACCTGCCCGGGCAAACCCCGCTCGCGCTGGTGACCCTGGATCTGGGCGCCGGCTCGCAGGTGCTGCATCGACAGGTAGCGGCCCGCATTGCCGACACCGGCGTCGCCGCCCATGCGCTGCTGCTGCAGGTCACCCACACCCACGCGGGCCCCGGCCAGTATTTGGATAGCGACTTCTACAACACTTTTGGCAGTAACCTGCCCGGTTTTGATGCGGAACTGACCGCGTTCCTTGCCGAACGGATTGCCGCGGCGGTGCAGCAAGCCCAGGCCGAACGGCGACCGGTGCAACTGGCGGTAGGTACCAGCACGGTGCGCGGCTGGACCCGCAACCGGTCGCTGGCCGCTTGGGCGCGCAACCATGACATGCCCGAATCGGCGCTCACCGATGATCTTGCTTACCAAGCGGTGAACCCGACGCTGACCATGCTACGGGTTGATCTGCAAGGCGATGATGGCCAGTTCCACCCCGCCGGCGCGTTCAGCTCTTATTCGATCCACGGCACTGCCATCCCGCCGTTCACTGGCCCTTGGCATGCCGACGTCTGGCACGCGCTGTCACGCAGCGTCAGCGAGCACATTGCCAGCCGCCACCCGGGGCCGTTCACGCCGGTACACGGGGTGTTCCAAGGCACTCATGCCGACAACTCGCCGGACTGGCACACCCCGCGCCGCGGCCATCCGGAAGCCGAGCGCATCGGGCACGGCTTGGCTGACACCGCCATCGCCTTGTACGAATCGCTCGGTGCCCAATTGGCGGTGCCGCAGCACACCGCCGTGGCCAGCCGTGAATTGGACCTGCTGGCACTGGGTGAGTCGCAACGCGGCGGCCTGTGCGAACGGGGCATTGTCGGCGCCGCCGTGGTCGGCTCTGCCAGCGGCGATGAGGTGTTCCCGATCTCCTCGCTGCCGTTCATCCGCCCGGGACAACCCGCCGCGGCTAACGACCACTGCCAAGGCGTGAAGCATTGGATGCTGTCGCGACTGCAAACCCTCTTGCCCGCCGACCGGCTGCCGTTCCGGCCGGTGTTCCAAGTGGCGCGCATCGATGATCTGGTGCTGATCAACCTGCCCTGGGAAGTGACGCTGGAAGCCGGCCGGCGCATGGAAGCGGCAATCAGCGAGGTCCTGCCTGAAGGCCATTGGACGCTGTTGATCTCCAGCCTCGCCACCGGCTATTTCGGCTACGCCACCACACCGGAGGAATACAGCATCCAGCACTACGAGGGCGGCCACACGCTTTATGGGCCCGGCACGGTGCCCTTCATTGCCCGTCACAGCGCAGCCCTAGCAGCAGACCTGTGGCAGCACGGCGAGGTCGCCGAGCTGGACCTCGAGCGCCCATTCACCCTGCGCAGCCGCAGTTACTGGCCCGCCACCCGCGACACCAGCGCCACGCGCCAGTGGCTGCAAGCGCCCCACTTCCACGATCGCAGCACTGAGCCGGAGCCGTTCTGGTCGTTGCAACTGCGCGCCGAAACCGCGGACCAGCTGGCTCTGCACCAGCCACTACTCAGCATCGAGTGTCGCAGCGCCGATGCGTCCTGGCAGCGCTGTGTCGGCGACGACAGCGGCGACCTCGCTATCACGCTGTTGGCACAACGCAACGACCACGGCGACTACCGGCTGCAATGGTTTAACCCGCCGGTGGCGGCTGCTGGGGAACAATACCGGCTGGTGGTGGCGGCACGCGGTAACCGCACCGCCTTTGCCAGCGAGCCGTTCCCCCAGCGCTGA